CGGTCACCGTGCGTATCGTTCCACCACCTTCGCCACCGCGGCGACCACGTCGTCCACGTCCGCGTCGGTCATCTGCGGGAACATGGGGAGCGTGACCATCCGCTCGTACGCGTGCTCCGCCATAGGGCACGTCCCGGACGAGGTGCCGAACCGCTCGCGGTAGAACGGGTGCAGGTGCACGGGGACGTAGTGCACGTTCACGCCGATCCCCTCCGCGCGGAGCGCCGAGAAGACGGCGTTCCGGTCCACCGAGAGGCGGTCCGTGTCCAGGAGCACCGTGTAGAGGTGGTACGCGTGAGAGACCCCCTCGCGGACGGCAAGCGGCCGGACCGCCGGGATCTCCGCCAGCGCCGCGTCGTAGCGGGCGGCGATCTCCTGCCGGCGGCGGACGAAGCCGGGGAGCTTGCGGAGCTGGCTGATGCCCAGGGCGCACTGGAAGTCGGTGATCCGGTAGTTGTACCCCAGGTCCACCATCTCGTAGAAGAAGCCGCCCTGCTCCGCGCGCTGCCGGTGATCCGAGGTGATCCCGTGGTTGCGGAACACGCGCATCCGCTGCGCGAGCGCCGCGTCGTCGGTCGTGATCATCCCCCCCTCCCCGGTAGTCAGGTGCTTCACCGGATGGAACGAGAAGGTGCTCAGGTCGGCAAGCGATCCCACGGGGCGCCCCCGGTCGCTCGCGCCCACCGAGTGCGACGCGTCGTCCACCAGCGCCAGGCCGTGCTCCCGCGCGACCTCGCGCAGGGCGTCG
This portion of the Longimicrobiaceae bacterium genome encodes:
- the pseC gene encoding UDP-4-amino-4,6-dideoxy-N-acetyl-beta-L-altrosamine transaminase, with amino-acid sequence MSSRLATEGGAPVRTEVLPYGRQWLDDEDVEAVVRALRSDWLTTGPLVPEFERAFAELVGAAEAVAVSNGTAALHAAMYALGIGPGDEVIVPAMTFAASSNCVVYQGGTPVFADVDPGTLLIDPASVAARITPRTRAVVAVDYAGQPCDYDALREVAREHGLALVDDASHSVGASDRGRPVGSLADLSTFSFHPVKHLTTGEGGMITTDDAALAQRMRVFRNHGITSDHRQRAEQGGFFYEMVDLGYNYRITDFQCALGISQLRKLPGFVRRRQEIAARYDAALAEIPAVRPLAVREGVSHAYHLYTVLLDTDRLSVDRNAVFSALRAEGIGVNVHYVPVHLHPFYRERFGTSSGTCPMAEHAYERMVTLPMFPQMTDADVDDVVAAVAKVVERYAR